One stretch of Priestia megaterium DNA includes these proteins:
- a CDS encoding DUF3243 domain-containing protein, protein MNNNTETVENKVEDKLNEMSQEKKDNILSSFNEFKSYLGDKVTKGEKLGLNDNQLALAAKKIADYLATHEEPQNEEQYLLHELWKVGNEEEQHHLAHMLVKLVKE, encoded by the coding sequence ATGAACAATAATACTGAAACCGTTGAAAATAAAGTAGAGGATAAACTAAATGAAATGAGTCAAGAGAAGAAAGACAACATCCTTTCTAGTTTTAACGAATTTAAAAGTTACTTAGGAGATAAAGTCACAAAAGGTGAGAAACTAGGGTTAAATGATAATCAATTAGCTCTAGCAGCTAAAAAAATAGCTGATTATCTCGCAACACATGAGGAGCCACAAAATGAAGAGCAATACTTGTTACATGAGTTATGGAAAGTTGGAAACGAGGAAGAACAACATCATCTTGCTCATATGCTTGTCAAATTAGTTAAAGAATAA
- a CDS encoding cupredoxin domain-containing protein, with translation MSMKNWLTGLVVLFAMVIGVMTSGSLGVLAESDVVRQKIMEVQLNDDYFNPETITIPSGKTTTLILKNEGQKEHTFTVEKLGIDAEVQPGKEKTITVKPQNPGTYELICRYHFNSGMVGKVIVK, from the coding sequence ATGTCTATGAAAAACTGGTTAACGGGATTAGTCGTTTTGTTTGCGATGGTTATCGGTGTGATGACTTCAGGATCACTCGGTGTTTTGGCCGAATCCGACGTGGTAAGACAGAAAATCATGGAGGTTCAGTTGAACGATGATTACTTTAATCCAGAAACCATCACTATCCCGAGTGGAAAAACGACAACATTGATATTGAAAAATGAAGGTCAGAAAGAGCATACCTTCACAGTAGAAAAGCTCGGAATTGACGCTGAAGTCCAGCCTGGAAAAGAAAAAACCATTACCGTGAAACCACAAAACCCCGGTACATATGAACTGATATGTAGGTATCATTTTAATAGTGGAATGGTGGGGAAAGTGATAGTCAAATAA
- a CDS encoding H-type small acid-soluble spore protein encodes MEINRAKQILSSPKEIDVHYHGVPIWIKSVDETSSMATVHARGTHDEDRMVPVLDLEEK; translated from the coding sequence ATGGAAATAAATCGAGCTAAACAAATTCTTTCTTCACCCAAGGAAATTGATGTTCATTACCACGGAGTTCCTATTTGGATTAAAAGTGTAGATGAAACATCAAGTATGGCTACCGTTCATGCGAGAGGAACACATGATGAAGACCGTATGGTTCCAGTCCTTGATTTAGAAGAAAAATAA
- a CDS encoding PQQ-dependent sugar dehydrogenase, which translates to MIKAKVSLRPIVSKINLPTVLKTAILPGDSFESLFIATQVGEIFYIRDEAIGTFLDIRSRIIKLGTSEPGVSRGGYDERGLLGLAFHPEFYYNGLFYLHYSVAGTQGPGALSEHFRPNPCDPKTSNLRWMNRETKYDHIDTVEEWIFQPNAKPQKRRTLLNLRRPFFNHNGVNSLNFSPETGKLILTIGDGGSGYDPFNLSQDDMEIYGKIIEIDVDKNTFIHNPPVVTRFSELPSSIQETLTLIAKGVRNITGISFQRFYNQYIKYVGNVGQDVVESIFSFVHYKPIPVPQLIQASLMRAKPSQEGFINLGWRGWEGDFPTSFIKRCSENPALDEKIIAYYNEAVKTSVRRLQPLTSYFHKDPRPNKFGGTSLTGVQPYMGNKIPYLTGSVMFTDIAQVKESQSPVRGVLAYTRAGTDCKLNDFSVVEIDYNFGSQSAYYVSLGTNLDQTRLYLGVYGSMKVSDFNQGTVFEIVP; encoded by the coding sequence TTGATAAAAGCTAAGGTTAGTTTACGGCCTATTGTTAGTAAGATAAATTTACCTACCGTTTTGAAAACAGCTATACTGCCTGGTGACTCATTTGAAAGCTTATTTATTGCAACCCAAGTAGGAGAGATCTTTTACATAAGAGACGAAGCTATAGGGACTTTTTTAGATATTCGCTCACGAATCATAAAATTAGGTACGTCTGAACCAGGTGTTTCTCGCGGGGGATATGATGAACGAGGATTGCTAGGGCTAGCGTTTCATCCAGAATTTTATTATAACGGTCTGTTTTATCTTCATTACTCAGTAGCTGGAACACAAGGCCCAGGTGCACTTTCCGAACATTTTAGGCCTAACCCGTGTGATCCTAAAACTTCAAACTTAAGGTGGATGAATAGAGAAACTAAATATGATCATATTGATACAGTGGAAGAATGGATTTTCCAACCAAATGCTAAGCCTCAAAAAAGACGGACGTTACTTAACTTAAGAAGACCATTTTTTAATCATAATGGTGTCAACAGCTTAAACTTTTCACCTGAAACTGGAAAACTTATCTTAACAATTGGAGATGGTGGATCAGGCTATGACCCCTTTAATTTAAGTCAGGATGATATGGAAATTTACGGGAAAATAATTGAAATTGATGTAGATAAGAATACATTTATTCATAATCCGCCCGTAGTCACACGCTTTAGTGAACTCCCCTCATCTATTCAGGAAACTCTTACGCTCATTGCCAAAGGAGTTCGCAATATAACGGGCATTTCATTTCAAAGATTTTATAATCAGTACATCAAATATGTGGGAAATGTTGGACAGGATGTAGTAGAGTCGATTTTTTCATTCGTTCATTATAAGCCAATACCTGTTCCTCAACTTATTCAAGCTTCTTTAATGAGAGCTAAACCCAGCCAAGAAGGATTTATTAACCTTGGGTGGCGGGGATGGGAAGGAGATTTTCCAACTTCGTTTATAAAAAGGTGTTCTGAAAATCCGGCCTTGGATGAGAAAATAATTGCTTATTACAATGAAGCGGTAAAAACTTCAGTGAGACGTCTTCAGCCTTTAACTAGTTATTTTCATAAAGATCCCCGCCCCAATAAATTTGGGGGGACCTCCCTTACAGGAGTTCAGCCATATATGGGGAATAAAATCCCTTACTTAACAGGAAGCGTTATGTTTACGGATATTGCACAGGTTAAAGAATCTCAATCCCCAGTTAGAGGAGTTTTGGCTTATACCAGGGCAGGTACAGATTGTAAGCTAAATGATTTTAGTGTTGTGGAAATTGATTATAATTTTGGTTCTCAATCAGCTTACTACGTTAGTTTGGGAACGAACCTGGATCAAACCAGGCTTTATTTAGGAGTTTATGGCTCTATGAAAGTGTCTGACTTTAATCAAGGTACTGTTTTTGAAATTGTTCCATGA